In one window of Halorubrum sp. BV1 DNA:
- a CDS encoding thiamine pyrophosphate-dependent dehydrogenase E1 component subunit alpha, with protein sequence MYADMVTARHYEERLQEEYLEGKQPAFDISAGPIPGELHLAAGQEAAAVGVCHHLEADDTVTAPHRPHHVAIAKGVDLKRMTAEIFGRKTGLGKGKGGHMHLFDPDVNFACSGIIAEGCPPAAGAALAAKKRNEDSVAVAFLGEGAIDQGAFLESLNFASVHDLPVVFVVEDNDWAISMPKERVTDVENGSERAAGFDMPGFRVDHDDALAVYEAAGEAIGRARDQNGPTLLEVQVHRRMGHFMGDPQTYRPDDDEEAALARDSIERLESTLRDHGLGDDDLAAIRGDAEERVEEAIAWAKEQPQPDPEDAYDDVFVNPPSGVTTEEPDFDLAGGEDR encoded by the coding sequence CTGTACGCCGACATGGTCACGGCGCGTCACTACGAGGAGCGCTTACAAGAGGAGTATCTGGAGGGAAAACAGCCGGCGTTCGATATCTCGGCGGGGCCGATCCCCGGAGAACTCCACCTCGCTGCGGGACAAGAGGCGGCGGCCGTCGGCGTCTGTCACCACCTCGAAGCGGACGACACCGTAACCGCGCCGCACCGACCGCACCACGTCGCCATCGCGAAGGGCGTGGACCTGAAGCGGATGACCGCCGAGATCTTCGGACGGAAAACGGGACTCGGTAAGGGGAAAGGCGGTCACATGCACTTATTCGACCCCGACGTAAACTTCGCCTGTAGCGGGATCATCGCCGAGGGGTGTCCGCCGGCCGCCGGGGCGGCGCTGGCGGCGAAGAAGCGAAACGAGGACTCCGTGGCGGTCGCGTTCCTCGGCGAGGGCGCGATCGATCAGGGAGCGTTCCTCGAATCGCTGAACTTCGCGAGCGTTCACGACCTGCCGGTCGTGTTCGTCGTGGAGGACAACGACTGGGCGATAAGCATGCCGAAAGAGCGCGTCACGGACGTGGAGAACGGTTCGGAGAGGGCGGCCGGCTTCGACATGCCCGGCTTCCGCGTCGACCACGACGACGCCCTCGCCGTCTACGAGGCGGCCGGAGAGGCCATCGGTCGCGCGCGCGACCAGAACGGACCGACTCTCTTGGAGGTGCAAGTCCACCGCCGGATGGGCCACTTCATGGGCGATCCGCAGACGTATCGTCCCGACGACGACGAAGAGGCGGCGCTCGCTCGCGACTCGATCGAGAGGCTCGAATCGACGCTTCGCGACCACGGCCTCGGCGACGACGACCTCGCGGCGATTCGCGGCGACGCGGAAGAGCGGGTCGAGGAGGCGATCGCGTGGGCGAAAGAGCAGCCACAGCCGGACCCCGAGGACGCCTACGACGACGTGTTCGTCAACCCGCCGTCGGGCGTGACGACGGAGGAGCCCGACTTCGATCTCGCAGGGGGTGAGGACCGATGA
- a CDS encoding alpha-ketoacid dehydrogenase subunit beta: MSDADDAVDRELTMSRAMVESIAHEMRANEEVFYMGEDVADYGGIFDSTQGLLDEFGRDRIMDVPISETAYLGAAVGAAQEGMRPIAELMFVDFFGVAMDQIYNQLAKNTYMSGGNVNVPLVLTAAVGGTYNDAAQHSQTLYGTFAHVPGLKIVVPSTAYDAKGLMHNAIRDDDPVMYLFHKRLMGIGWMPAPDGPKTPVPETDYTIPFGSADVKREGADVTIVTLGLHVHRALDAAESLAADDIDAEVVDLRTLVPLDTETIVESVRKTGRLVVVDEDYRSFGVTGEIIASVADGDLDALDAVERVAVPDVPIPYARPMENEVIPDATDIESSVREVVSGE, encoded by the coding sequence ATGAGCGACGCGGACGACGCGGTCGACCGCGAGCTGACGATGAGCCGAGCGATGGTGGAGTCGATCGCCCACGAGATGCGCGCGAACGAGGAGGTATTCTACATGGGCGAAGACGTCGCCGACTACGGCGGCATCTTCGACAGCACCCAAGGGCTCCTCGACGAGTTCGGCCGTGACCGGATCATGGACGTGCCGATAAGCGAGACGGCGTATCTCGGGGCCGCCGTCGGTGCCGCCCAAGAGGGGATGCGACCCATAGCGGAGCTGATGTTCGTCGACTTCTTCGGGGTCGCGATGGACCAGATCTACAACCAGCTCGCGAAGAACACCTACATGAGCGGGGGGAACGTGAACGTCCCGCTCGTTCTCACGGCCGCCGTCGGCGGAACGTACAACGACGCCGCACAGCACTCACAGACGCTGTACGGAACGTTCGCACACGTACCGGGGCTGAAGATCGTCGTGCCGTCGACGGCGTACGACGCGAAGGGGCTGATGCACAACGCGATCCGCGACGACGACCCGGTGATGTACCTCTTCCACAAGCGGCTGATGGGTATCGGCTGGATGCCGGCCCCGGACGGCCCGAAGACGCCGGTCCCGGAGACGGACTACACGATCCCCTTCGGGTCGGCAGACGTCAAACGCGAGGGAGCGGACGTGACGATCGTCACGCTCGGCCTCCACGTCCACCGGGCGCTCGACGCGGCGGAGTCGCTCGCGGCGGACGATATCGACGCGGAGGTCGTCGACCTCCGCACGCTCGTCCCCCTCGATACGGAGACGATCGTCGAGTCCGTCCGGAAGACCGGGCGGCTCGTCGTCGTCGACGAGGACTACCGGTCGTTCGGCGTGACCGGAGAGATAATCGCGAGCGTCGCCGACGGCGACCTCGACGCGCTCGACGCCGTCGAGCGGGTGGCCGTCCCCGACGTCCCGATCCCGTACGCCCGTCCGATGGAGAACGAAGTCATTCCGGACGCCACGGACATCGAATCGAGCGTCCGCGAGGTCGTCTCGGGAGAATGA
- a CDS encoding lipoyl domain-containing protein, which produces MTDRRRVTDGGSGMRVAVRATGDWEDDVDETEGIVIDWFTREGQSVQAGDTVCEIQVEKVSVDIHAPVAGTLDEIVVSEDDAFEIGDTLGWIRSE; this is translated from the coding sequence ATGACCGATCGGAGACGCGTGACCGACGGCGGGTCCGGGATGCGGGTGGCGGTTCGCGCCACTGGCGACTGGGAGGACGACGTCGACGAGACAGAGGGGATCGTCATCGACTGGTTCACCCGCGAGGGTCAGTCGGTGCAAGCCGGCGATACCGTCTGTGAGATACAAGTCGAGAAGGTGAGCGTCGATATCCACGCGCCCGTCGCGGGGACTCTCGACGAGATAGTCGTGAGCGAAGACGACGCGTTCGAGATCGGTGACACGCTCGGGTGGATCCGGTCCGAGTGA
- a CDS encoding methylglyoxal synthase — protein sequence MRLALIAHDELKDEMVAFVTAHADALGECELVTTGTTGKRIADETGLAVNRQASGPYGGDLQIGGQIADGAIDGVVFLRDPLTAQAHEPDISALLRVCDVKDIPLATNVASADLLVEGLLGDG from the coding sequence ATGCGTCTTGCGCTCATCGCTCACGACGAACTGAAAGACGAGATGGTCGCGTTCGTCACCGCTCACGCCGACGCCCTCGGGGAGTGCGAACTGGTGACGACGGGGACGACGGGGAAGCGGATCGCAGACGAGACGGGTCTCGCGGTGAATCGACAGGCATCGGGGCCGTACGGTGGCGACCTCCAGATCGGGGGACAGATCGCCGACGGAGCGATAGACGGCGTCGTCTTCCTCAGGGATCCGCTCACCGCGCAGGCACACGAGCCGGACATCTCGGCGCTGTTGCGCGTGTGCGACGTGAAGGACATCCCGCTGGCGACGAACGTCGCCTCCGCAGACCTCCTCGTCGAGGGACTCCTCGGCGACGGCTGA
- a CDS encoding Lrp/AsnC family transcriptional regulator encodes MELDETDRAILRILQADARTPFSEVARRIDMSSATVHDRVGRMEEAGVIEGYHASVDPKAVGYGVSAFVGLRVEQGREEDALDGLRDVDEVREIHLTTGEWDVLLRVVAVDTGSLRELMFDRIAEMDGFSRSQTMIILETDYEEDGPPV; translated from the coding sequence ATGGAACTCGACGAGACGGACCGCGCCATCCTCCGAATCCTTCAGGCGGATGCACGAACGCCGTTCTCCGAGGTCGCACGCCGGATCGACATGTCCAGTGCGACGGTCCACGACCGGGTGGGTCGCATGGAGGAGGCGGGCGTCATCGAGGGATACCACGCGTCGGTCGATCCCAAAGCGGTCGGGTACGGCGTGAGCGCGTTCGTCGGGCTCCGGGTCGAACAGGGTCGCGAGGAGGATGCACTCGACGGGCTCCGAGACGTCGACGAGGTCCGCGAGATCCACCTGACGACCGGCGAGTGGGACGTGCTCCTTCGCGTCGTCGCCGTCGACACCGGGAGCCTCCGGGAACTGATGTTCGACCGGATAGCGGAGATGGACGGCTTCTCGCGGTCACAGACGATGATCATCCTCGAAACTGATTACGAGGAAGATGGTCCCCCGGTCTGA